CGTGGCCAGCGCGCTGCCCGACCATCCCGCGCTCGTCCAGGGTGAGCGGGCGCTGCGCTGGTCCGAGCTCGACGAGCGCGCCTCGCGCCTCGCCGCGGGGCTGAGCGCGCTGGGCACCGGCCGGGGCTCCCGGGTGGCCGTGCTCCTCCACAACCGGCCCGAGTACCTGGAGACGGTGTTCGCCGCCTACAAGATCCGGGGCGCGCCGGTGAACCTCAACGTGCGCTACCGCGAGGCGGAGCTCGCCGAGGTGATCGACGACTCCGACGCCGAGGTGCTGGTCGTCGAGGGCGGGCTCGCCGGGCTCGCGGACACGGCCCGGGCTCGGTGCCCCGGGCTGCGCGCCGTCCTCCAGGTCGACGACGGCAGCCCCCGCCTCGACGGCGCCCTCGGCTACGAGGAGGTGATCGCCGGCCACCCGCCGATGCCGCGGATCGAGCGCTCCGGCGACGACGTCTTCATCCTCTACACCGGCGGCACCACCGGGCGGCCCCGGGGAGTGCTCTGGCGCCACCGCGACATCGTCGAGACCCTCTGCCTGGTGGCCTACACCCAGGCGGGCATGCCGGTGCCCGAGGACGCCGCCGCGGTGGCGGCGCGAGCGGTCGAGCTGCGGGCCGCAGGGGCGGCGCCGGTGTTCCTCGCCGCCTCGCCGCTGATGCACGGCACCGCCTTCTACCTGGCCCAGGTGCTCTGGCTGGTCGGGGGCACGGTGGTGCTGCTCGAGGGCCACGGCTTCGACGCCCACGAGATGTGGCGCGCGGTCGAGCGTCACCGGGTCACCACCACCGCGATCGTCGGCGACGTCTTCGCCCGGCGGATGGTCGCCGCGCTCGACGATGCGGCGGCGGGCGGGCGTGGCCACGACACCTCCAGCCTGCGGCGGATCCTCAGCAGCGGCGCCGCCTGGACGCCGGCGGTGAAGCAGGCGCTGCTCGACCGCACCGCGGCGGCGCTGGTCGACCAGGTCGGCTCCACCGAGGGCGGGCCGACGATGATCCACCTGATGGCCCCCGGCGCTCGGGTGGAGCACTGCCGCTGGGTGCTCGGGAGCGCCGCCCGGCTGCTCCGCGAGGACGGGTCGCTGATCGACCCGGCGAGCGGCGAGGTCGGCCTGCTCGGCTTCTCGGCGCCGCGACCGCTCGGCTACCACAAGGACCCGGAGCGGTCGGCGAGCCTCTTCCGCGTCGCCGCCGACGGGGTCACCTACTGCGTGCCCGGCGACCACGCGTACGTCGACGCCGCCGGCGACGCGGTGCTCCTCGGTCGCGGCTCGCTCTGCATCAACACCGGCGGCGAGAAGGTGTACGTCGAGGAGGTCGAGGGCGCGATCCTCGCCCACCCCGAGGTCCTCGACGCCAACGTGGTCGGCCTCCCCGACGAGGAGTGGGGGAGCGCTGTCGTCGCCGTGGTGGCGCTGCAGCCGGGGGCGGAGGTGACCGAGGCGGAGATCCAGGCGGCGGTGCGGTCGCGCCTGGCCGGCTACAAGGTCCCGCGGCGGGTCGTGGTCGTCGACGAGGTGCGGCGCACGCCGGTGGGCAAGGCGCAGTACGCCTGGGCGCGCGAGGTGGCGGCCGCCGCGGTCGGCGGCTGACCAGGGTGGTGACGGCACCGCGCCCGGCTAGTTGACATACCTGATCGGCAAAGTCAGGATTGCGCCTGAGTGCCGGTTTCGCGACGTCATCGAGGAGGCGACATGGGATTCGTCAGGCCCGACCAGTCCTTCTATCCGTCCGCGCGAGCGGCCGGTGAGGCACCGCCCGAGACCCACGGCTACGTCACCCTGCCCACCGCCCTCGACGACCCCCGGCCGGACGCGCTCGGCGTCGTCGACCTCGATCCCGGCTCCCCGTCCTACGGCACCCTGGTCAGCCGGGTCGAGCTGCCCCACAGCGGCGACGAGCTCCACCACTTCGGCTGGAACGCGTGCAGCTCCGCCCTCTGCCCCTACGCCCCCCATGCCCACGTCGAGCGCCGCTACCTGATCGTGCCCGGGCTGCGCTCCTCGCGGATCACCATCCTCGACACCAAGGACGACCCGCTCCACCCGAGGGTGGTGAAGGTGATCGAGCCGGAGACGCTGGCGCGGCGGGCGGGCTACTCACGGCCCCACACCGTGCACTGCGGCCCCGACGGCATCTACGTCAACGCCCTCGGCGGCACCTCGGACGGCGACGGCCCCGGCGGCATCTTCCGCCTCGACCACGACAGCTTCGACGTGCTCGGCCGCTGGGAGGTCGACCGCGGCCCCCAGTTCCTCGCCTACGACTTCGCCTGGCACCTCGGCTACGACACCATGATCACCAGCGAGTGGGGAACCCCCGCGATGGTCGAGAACGGCGTGGTGCCCGAGCTGCTGCTGGGGAAGAAGTACGGCCGGAGCATCCACGTCTGGGACCTGCGCCGCCGCAGGCACGTCCAGACCCTCTCGGTCGGCGAGGACGACCAGATGGTGCTCGAGCTGCGCCCCGCCCACGACCCCACCAAGGCGTACGGCTTCGTCGGCGTGGTCACCAGCGTCGCCAACCTCTCCGCCTCGATCTGGCTCTGGCACCTCGCCGGCCGGAGCTGGGAGCTCACCAAGGTGATCGAGATCCCCGCCGAGCCCGCCGAGGCCTCGGTGCTGCCGCCCCTGCTCCAGGGCTTCGGCGCGGTGCCGCCGCTGGTCACCGACATCAACCTGTCCCTCGACGACCGCTTCCTCTACGTCTCCGCGTGGGGCACCGGCGAGTTCCTCCAGTACGACGTCTCCGACCCCTTCCACCCGCGGAAGACCGGCAGCGTCCACCTCGGCGGCATCGTCCGCCGCGCCGCCCACGGCAACGGCGCCGCCCTCAGCGGCGGCCCGCAGATGGTCGAGGTCAGCCGCGACGGCCGGCGGGTCTATGTGACCAACTCGCTGTACCTCGCCTGGGACCAGCAGTTCTATCCCGAGGGCATCGAGGGATGGATGGTCAAGCTCGACGCCGACACCGAGAACGGCGGGCTGAGCCTCGACCCCGGCTTCCACATCGACACCGGCACCGACCGCGCCCACCAGGTGCGCCTCGCCGGCGGTGACGCGTCGTCGGACTCGTACTGCTACCCGTGAGCGGCGTCTGGCCCTGGCTCGCCCTCGCGGCGGCCGGGGCGTTCCACGGACTGAACCCGGCGATGGGCTGGCTCTTCGCCGTCGGCCTGGGGATGCAGGAGGGGTCGCAGCGCGCGCTGCTGCGCGCCCTGCCCTTCATCGCCGCCGGCCACGCCCTGGCGATCGCACTCGTGGTGCTCGCGGTCGCCGCCGCCGGCATCGTCGTCGACCCCACCGCCCTGCGGCTCGGCGGCGCCGCGCTGCTGGTGGGGTTCGGCATCTGGCGGGGGGTGCGCTGGCGCCGCCACCCCCGCTGGGTGGGGATGCGGGTGGGGCCGCGCGACCTGGTGGCGTGGTCGTTCCTGATGGCCACCGCCCACGGCGCCGGGCTGATGCTCATCCCGGTGCTGCTCCACCTCCCGGGATACGCCGCCTACGCCCGCGTCCCCAACCCGCACGTGCTGGCGCTGGGCTGGGGCCCGACCACGGCCTCGACCGCGGCGCTCGCTGTCGCCACCCACACCCTGGCGATGCTCGCCGTCGCCACCGGCCTCGCCGTCCTCGTGTACCGGACCGTGGGGGTCGCGGTGCTCCGCCGGTTCTGGGTCAACCTCGACCTGCCGTGGGCGGCGTCGCTGATCGGCACCGGCGTCCTCATGGCGGTGCTCTGACGCTGCTCCGCCGCCGCCGCCGGCGGTGGAGCGGCTGGTGCGTCAGGGCTGGAGGACGGGCTGAACGCTCGAGGCGGTGAACGTGAAGGTGCGGGTCAGCGGCGGAGCCAGCCCCCTGGCGCCGTACGTCACCGTCACCGTCACCGCGGTCGGCGCCGCCAGTGACGGGGTGGCGTCGATGGTGACGCTCGCCTTGCCCGCCGGCGTCCCCGCCAGGTCCTGGAGGTGGGTCGTGCTGCTCGTGGTGCAGAGCAGGGCCGGGTCGACCGAGAGCTGCGGG
Above is a window of Candidatus Dormiibacterota bacterium DNA encoding:
- a CDS encoding AMP-binding protein; the encoded protein is MNESWATLWESVASALPDHPALVQGERALRWSELDERASRLAAGLSALGTGRGSRVAVLLHNRPEYLETVFAAYKIRGAPVNLNVRYREAELAEVIDDSDAEVLVVEGGLAGLADTARARCPGLRAVLQVDDGSPRLDGALGYEEVIAGHPPMPRIERSGDDVFILYTGGTTGRPRGVLWRHRDIVETLCLVAYTQAGMPVPEDAAAVAARAVELRAAGAAPVFLAASPLMHGTAFYLAQVLWLVGGTVVLLEGHGFDAHEMWRAVERHRVTTTAIVGDVFARRMVAALDDAAAGGRGHDTSSLRRILSSGAAWTPAVKQALLDRTAAALVDQVGSTEGGPTMIHLMAPGARVEHCRWVLGSAARLLREDGSLIDPASGEVGLLGFSAPRPLGYHKDPERSASLFRVAADGVTYCVPGDHAYVDAAGDAVLLGRGSLCINTGGEKVYVEEVEGAILAHPEVLDANVVGLPDEEWGSAVVAVVALQPGAEVTEAEIQAAVRSRLAGYKVPRRVVVVDEVRRTPVGKAQYAWAREVAAAAVGG
- a CDS encoding selenium-binding protein SBP56-related protein, with the protein product MGFVRPDQSFYPSARAAGEAPPETHGYVTLPTALDDPRPDALGVVDLDPGSPSYGTLVSRVELPHSGDELHHFGWNACSSALCPYAPHAHVERRYLIVPGLRSSRITILDTKDDPLHPRVVKVIEPETLARRAGYSRPHTVHCGPDGIYVNALGGTSDGDGPGGIFRLDHDSFDVLGRWEVDRGPQFLAYDFAWHLGYDTMITSEWGTPAMVENGVVPELLLGKKYGRSIHVWDLRRRRHVQTLSVGEDDQMVLELRPAHDPTKAYGFVGVVTSVANLSASIWLWHLAGRSWELTKVIEIPAEPAEASVLPPLLQGFGAVPPLVTDINLSLDDRFLYVSAWGTGEFLQYDVSDPFHPRKTGSVHLGGIVRRAAHGNGAALSGGPQMVEVSRDGRRVYVTNSLYLAWDQQFYPEGIEGWMVKLDADTENGGLSLDPGFHIDTGTDRAHQVRLAGGDASSDSYCYP